The following are from one region of the Nostoc cf. commune SO-36 genome:
- a CDS encoding type II toxin-antitoxin system HicA family toxin produces MPIISGQGCIKALGKAGFDLLRQRGSHIILRRDEPFAEVVVPNHQELDKGTLRAII; encoded by the coding sequence TTGCCAATAATTTCTGGTCAAGGATGTATTAAAGCTTTGGGGAAGGCTGGTTTTGATCTTTTACGACAACGTGGAAGCCACATTATTTTACGTCGAGATGAACCATTTGCTGAAGTGGTAGTTCCAAATCATCAAGAATTAGACAAAGGAACTTTACGGGCAATTATTTAG
- a CDS encoding type II toxin-antitoxin system HicB family antitoxin, whose amino-acid sequence MKRQVIIYPGEDGYWVAECPSLPACFSQGKTKTEAIGNIKEAIELYIEVLKEEGRPIPEDNLETVLVNV is encoded by the coding sequence ATGAAAAGACAAGTTATTATCTATCCAGGAGAAGATGGTTATTGGGTGGCTGAATGTCCCAGCTTACCTGCTTGTTTCAGCCAAGGAAAAACGAAAACAGAAGCTATTGGCAATATCAAGGAAGCTATTGAATTATATATTGAAGTATTAAAAGAAGAAGGTCGTCCTATTCCAGAAGATAACTTGGAAACAGTTTTAGTCAATGTATAA